In Mercurialis annua linkage group LG6, ddMerAnnu1.2, whole genome shotgun sequence, the following are encoded in one genomic region:
- the LOC126653612 gene encoding putative pentatricopeptide repeat-containing protein At3g25970 — MRPLNSVIDSSKYALHKIFITHCHTIKSGHLADIYTANNLLSHYTKWSFAGLTLACKLFDQMPHRDSVTWNTMISGYVNSGNLCSAWELHKSMKRCGFDFDAYTFGSILKGAASAWRLDVGQQVHASIVKTGYEENVYAGSALLDMYAKCERVEDALTVFKSMPQRNSVSWNALIAGFVQEGDRDTAFWLLSCMEKEGVSLDDGTFAPLLTLLDEEKFYKVTMQLHCMVIKHGVEHNNTVCNATITSYSECGSLDDAQRVFDGAVGFRDLVTWNSMLAACLTHDEKEIAFKLFLDMQQFGFEPDIYTYTTIISACSHKANGKSLHGLLIKRGLEESVPICNAVIAMYLESSNNSMEDALIVFNSMEVKDRVSWNSILTGFSQTGFSEDALKLFEQMRFLVVDIDHYALSAVLRSCSDLATLQLGQQIHLLTVKSGFESNDFVASSLIFMYSKCGMIEDARKSFEETAKDSSITWNSIMFAYAQHGQGDIALDLFFQMRGKNVKMDHITFVAALTACSHIGLVEQGQYILKTMKSDYGITPRMEHYACAIDLFGRAGYLDEAKAVIKSMPFEPDAMVLKTLLGACRACGDIELAAQVASHLLELEPEEHCTYVILSNMYGDLKRWDEKACMTRLMRERKVKKVPGWSWIEVKNEVHAFIADDRSHPHCEDIYLILEELMEEIKWLDSVASSDSSMDDVNHIYVYGTCSF; from the coding sequence aTGAGGCCATTGAACTCAGTGATTGATAGCTCCAAGTATGCATTACACAAAATCTTCATAACCCATTGCCACACTATCAAATCAGGACATTTAGCTGATATTTACACTGCCAACAACCTTCTCAGCCACTACACGAAATGGAGCTTTGCAGGACTAACCCTTGCTTGCAAACTGTTCGACCAAATGCCCCACAGAGACTCTGTTACTTGGAACACTATGATTTCTGGATATGTGAATTCTGGGAACTTGTGTTCTGCTTGGGAGTTGCATAAATCTATGAAAAGATGCGGGTTTGATTTCGATGCATATACTTTCGGAAGCATACTTAAAGGGGCTGCTTCTGCTTGGAGACTTGATGTTGGGCAGCAAGTGCATGCTTCGATTGTTAAAACGGGTTACGAAGAGAATGTTTACGCAGGGAGTGCGTTGCTGGACATGTATGCAAAGTGTGAGAGAGTTGAAGATGCGTTGACGGTGTTTAAGAGCATGCCACAGCGTAATTCTGTTTCGTGGAACGCTCTCATTGCTGGTTTTGTGCAGGAAGGTGATCGTGATACTGCATTTTGGTTACTAAGCTGCATGGAGAAGGAGGGTGTGAGTCTTGATGATGGAACTTTTGCTCCGCTTCTTACCTTGCTCGATGAAGAAAAGTTTTATAAAGTAACAATGCAGCTTCATTGTATGGTTATAAAACATGGCGTGGAGCATAATAATACAGTGTGCAATGCCACAATTACTTCTTACTCAGAATGTGGTTCGCTAGACGATGCACAAAGAGTTTTTGATGGTGCTGTTGGCTTTCGAGATTTGGTAACGTGGAATTCAATGTTAGCGGCTTGCTTGACACATGACGAAAAGGAAATTGCGTTCAAACTGTTTCTTGACATGCAGCAGTTTGGGTTTGAGCCAGATATATATACTTACACGACTATTATAAGTGCTTGTTCACATAAAGCCAATGGAAAATCTTTACATGGTCTGCTGATTAAGAGAGGATTGGAAGAATCGGTGCCTATATGCAATGCAGTGATAGCAATGTATCTTGAATCAAGTAATAATTCCATGGAGGATgcattaattgtttttaactcCATGGAGGTCAAGGACCGTGTATCTTGGAATTCCATCTTGACTGGATTCTCACAAACTGGGTTTAGTGAAGATGCTCTAAAATTGTTCGAGCAAATGAGATTTTTGGTGGTGGATATTGATCACTATGCTTTGTCAGCAGTCCTTAGATCTTGCTCTGACTTAGCAACCCTCCAACTGGGACAACAGATTCATCTCTTGACAGTTAAATCAGGGTTTGAGTCGAATGACTTTGTTGCAAGTTCATTGATTTTTATGTACTCTAAATGTGGAATGATTGAAGATGCTCGGAAATCTTTTGAAGAGACCGCGAAAGATAGCTCAATTACTTGGAATTCTATTATGTTTGCATATGCACAGCATGGACAAGGTGATATTGCCTTGGATCTCTTCTTTCAAATGAGAGGAAAAAATGTGAAGATGGATCATATAACTTTCGTCGCAGCTTTAACTGCATGTAGTCATATTGGTTTAGTAGAGCAGGGCCAGTACATTCTGAAAACCATGAAATCTGACTATGGGATTACACCCCGGATGGAGCATTACGCTTGTGCAATTGATCTATTTGGTCGAGCAGGATATCTAGATGAGGCAAAAGCCGTGATCAAATCCATGCCATTTGAACCAGATGCAATGGTATTGAAAACTCTATTAGGTGCCTGTAGAGCTTGTGGCGACATAGAATTAGCTGCTCAGGTAGCTAGCCATCTGCTGGAACTAGAGCCTGAAGAGCATTGCACATATGTTATCCTCTCTAACATGTATGGAGATCTTAAGAGATGGGATGAGAAAGCTTGCATGACAAGGTTAATGAGGGAGAGGAAGGTGAAAAAGGTCCCTGGTTGGAGCTGGATAGAGGTTAAAAACGAGGTTCATGCTTTTATTGCCGATGACCGGTCGCACCCTCATTGCGAAGATATATATCTGATATTGGAAGAGCTGATGGAAGAAATCAAGTGGCTGGATTCTGTTGCTAGTTCAGATTCTTCGATGGATGATGTTAACCACATTTACGTATATGGTACTTGCAGCTTCTAA